The following are encoded in a window of Geotrypetes seraphini chromosome 5, aGeoSer1.1, whole genome shotgun sequence genomic DNA:
- the GPR174 gene encoding probable G-protein coupled receptor 174 — MPASNGTIPPCEADAGFLNFLYAITYTIILVPGLIGNILALWLFYAYVKETKRAVIFMINLAIADLAQVLSLPLRIFYYLNHSWPFGDVLCIFCFYLKYVNMYASIYFLVCISIRRLLFLLYPFKYNDCKRTYDVYISFAGWIVVCAACLPFPLMRLKSDNNQTCFVDLPLKDVGPVNSIMMVTLGELFGFVTPLGTVLYCSWKTVSLLQETNSISHDLGEKKKALKMILTCTVVFLICFAPYHISFPLHYLAKSNQISNCSSKKAILTFHPVALCLASMNSCLDPIIYYFTTDEFRRRLSRQDSTELQSKDTVKKQLKVEH; from the coding sequence atGCCAGCTAGTAATGGCACAATACCACCATGTGAAGCAGATGctggttttctaaatttcttgTATGCTATCACTTACACTATCATTCTGGTTCCTGGTTTAATAGGAAACATACTAGCCCTGTGGTTATTTTATGCATATGTTAAAGAGACAAAAAGAGCCGTAATATTTATGATTAATCTAGCGATTGCGGATTTAGCGCAAGTTCTGTCCTTACCTCTGAGGATTTTTTATTACCTCAATCACTCCTGGCCCTTTGGTGATGTGCTCTGCATATTCTGTTTCTACCTGAAGTACGTAAATATGTATGCAAGCATCTACTTCTTGGTATGCATCAGTATACGACGTCTCTTGTTCCTACTTTATCCCTTCAAGTACAATGATTGCAAACGCACATACGATGTATATATCAGCTTTGCTGGGTGGATTGTTGTCTGCGCCGCCTGCTTGCCTTTCCCTCTCATGAGACTCAAAAGCGACAACAATCAGACGTGCTTTGTGGACCTTCCTCTGAAAGATGTTGGCCCTGTTAATTCCATTATGATGGTGACTCTAGGTGAGCTCTTCGGGTTTGTCACTCCCCTCGGCACAGTTTTGTATTGCTCCTGGAAGACTGTATCCTTGTTGCAAGAAACAAATTCAATTTCTCATGAtctgggagaaaaaaagaaagctttAAAGATGATCTTGACCTGTACTGTGGTGTTTTTGATCTGTTTTGCACCCTACCACATCAGCTTTCCTTTGCACTACTTGGCCAAATCCAATCAAATCAGCAACTGCTCCAGTAAGAAGGCAATACTGACATTTCATCCCGTGGCACTGTGCCTTGCTAGCATGAACTCTTGCCTAGACCCTATCATCTATTACTTTACCACCGATGAGTTCAGAAGAAGACTGTCAAGGCAAGACAGTACTGAACTACAGAGCAAAGATACTGTGAAAAAGCAACTCAAGGTTGAACATTAA